Part of the Methylomonas sp. AM2-LC genome, ATTACCTTAAAAACCAGGCCTGGACATGGGAACATCAGGCATTAGTACGCGCACGCTTTATCACGGGCGATGCAGACATACAAAGCCGCTACCAAGATATTCGCCACCGAATCTTATCTCTACCCAGAGATTATAGTCAGTTAAAATCTGAAGTTCGGGAAATGCGCGAAAAAATGCGTTTACAATTTATGAAAAAAGGCACCCGTCTTTTTGACTTAAAACAAAGCAAAGGAGGTATAGCCGATATTGAATTTCTGGTGCAATTTGGGATTTTAGCTGAAGCAGCTAGCTACCCGGCACTCACCACTTTTACTGGCTCTATACGTTCACTTGGCCTGCTTGAAAAGTATGGTTTTATTACTCATGAAGATGGAGATCTACTTAAACAGGCCTATTGTTGTTTCCGGGGATATGGTCATCATCAGGTTCTAAAAGGCGAAGATGCAACTGCAGAAATGGATACTTTTGCGGATCTACGCCTAGAAGTCGAGCGAATTTGGGATGCATTTATGGGGTAAGCGGAAATTCAACCTAAAGCATGAAGAACCTTGCACACTAACCCCATATATTGCATTTACCAACCAGAAACTTAGCTTAATGCTTTAATTTTTTCCAATACGGCCTGAGCATGACCCGCATGATTTACACCATATTCAACATCTACCAACTGACCTTGTGGATTGATAATAAAAGTTGAGCGTACAATTTTCCATTTTTTAACGCCGTCTTTTTCAACTTCCTGCCACACACCATAACTGTCGCAGAGTTCACCACTGGTATCGGCAAGTAGTTGCACGGTTAAACCATATTTTTCGATAAAAGCACGGTGACTGGCACAATCGTCTTTACTGACACCGATAATGACAGTTTGTAAGGCAGAAAAATCGGCTGCCAAGGCGGTAAAATCGTTAGCCTCTATAGTGCAGCCTGGGGTGTCATCCTTAGGATAAAAATAAAGTACAACATAGTTTTTGCCATGGTAATCGGCAAGTGATATCAATTGATCGTTCTCATTCAGGGTACTGAAACTAGGTGCGGGTTGGTTGTTTTCTAAAAGCGTAGACATGTTACTCTCCTGTGAAAAATTATAGATTTTGACTATTTTCGGCCCATTGCTCTTGCACCAGTCCATTTACAGCGCAAAAGACAGCGCTTGTTAAACCAGTAAAGATGCCGTGCTCAGCAATACCGGGTATGGCATTTAACTGTGTATTAAGTTTTTGAGTGTCTACATCAGCAGGAAATGTTGCGTCCAGAACCAGACTGCCATAAGAAGTAACCGCCAAACCGTCACCACTGGCTGTGGCTCTAAGTTGTGCAGTGCCACCCAGTTTTGTGATGTTTTTCTGTACCAGTTGCCAGGCAAAAGGCATCACTTCCAGCGGAATAGGGTAATTTTGTCCAATACGGGTTACGCGCTTGCTGGGATCGATTAATACCCAAAAGGCCAGACTAGCCTTAGCCAGCAACTTTTCTCTGACCAGATCAGCACCACGCCCTTTTAACAAAGATAAGTCCGGACTAACTTCGTCGGCACCATCGACATATACGTCTAATTGATTGATATTTTCCAATGCAAGCAGGGACAAACCCAAACTTTGAGCTTTAATAGCACTG contains:
- a CDS encoding peroxiredoxin yields the protein MSTLLENNQPAPSFSTLNENDQLISLADYHGKNYVVLYFYPKDDTPGCTIEANDFTALAADFSALQTVIIGVSKDDCASHRAFIEKYGLTVQLLADTSGELCDSYGVWQEVEKDGVKKWKIVRSTFIINPQGQLVDVEYGVNHAGHAQAVLEKIKALS
- the rpiA gene encoding ribose-5-phosphate isomerase RpiA, yielding MNDKQLVAEYAAGQIQDGMVVGLGTGSTANFFIAALAQRQVSEGLQVQVVASSVVSAIKAQSLGLSLLALENINQLDVYVDGADEVSPDLSLLKGRGADLVREKLLAKASLAFWVLIDPSKRVTRIGQNYPIPLEVMPFAWQLVQKNITKLGGTAQLRATASGDGLAVTSYGSLVLDATFPADVDTQKLNTQLNAIPGIAEHGIFTGLTSAVFCAVNGLVQEQWAENSQNL